In the genome of Streptomyces lydicus, the window ATGGCACTCGACGGTGTCGCCGCCGACCGCGATCACCCGCTTGATCAGGTCCTTCTCCTCGGCCGAGGGCATCAGGCCGATAAAGCTGAGGACCTTCTGGACGGGGTTGGGCTCCGGGGTCGGCGTCTCGTTCAGCCAGCCGCCCGGGTCGTGGAAGACGACGACCTCGCCGCGCTGCGGCTTGGAGCCGAACCACGGCGTCAGTTTGTCGACCAGGACCCGGTCCCCGCGCTGCAGGGTGTCCTGCATCGAGTCGGACGGGATCGAGAACGCCTGCACCAGGAACGTCTTGATCAGCAGCGCGAGGAGCAGCGCGATCCCGATGAGGATCGGCAGCTCCTTCCAGAAGGCACGCGGCTTCTTGGCCTTCTTCATGCCACCGCTCACCTCCTTGCCTGCCGACATGTCCAACGTATCGGACGTGTCCGACGAGTCCGCCGAAGGTGAACTCTGGGCCTGCGTCCCTGACCGAGCTGGTGACTGATACACGGAACTCGCCACCGGCCGCGTGGGCTCACCACGTCCTGCCGGCTCTTCGGGCTCTTCGGTTCCGGACCGCGCGCCGACCGCCAAGTCCCCCACATCTGCTCCTCACTCCACGCACTCGCCTGCCCGTCAACCGGCGCAGGCCCACCACTCCCATAACGAGCGGGAGTTCCGCAGGGGTCGGGAGCACGGTCAAACTGTCGGGGGACAGCCTATGCGGAGCGCCTGCCGCCGACGCCTTGGCTCCCGGCGCGTCGTGCACGGTCGTGAAGGTGTCCGGCTCTTCCAGGCGCCGCCAGTGGCTGAACGGCCAGCCGATCACCACCGCCCGGCCCACGACACCGTCCTCCGAAACCGTGCCACGGTACGGCTCGTCCAGGTGGAAGCGCGAATCCGCGGAGTTGGAACGGTGGTCGCCCATCACGAAGATCCGCCCAGTGGGGACATTGACCGTGAACTTCAGCGTGGAGGGCGGGTTGCCCGGATGGATGTACGGTTCGGTCAGCGGAGTGCCGTTGACGGTGACCCTGCCCTGTTCGTCACAGCATTTGACGGTGTCGCCGCCGACCGCCACGACGCGCTTGATCAGGTCCTGCTCGTCGGCCGACGGCAGCAGCCCGATGAAGGTCATGGCGTCCTTGACCGGCTGGAAGGCGCCGCCGTCGGCGGGGGGCTTGTTCTGCTCCCCCTTGAGCCAGCCTCCGGGGTCCTTGAAGACCACCACATCGCCGCGCTGCGGCTTGGAGCCGAACCACGGCGTCAGCTTGTCGACCAGCACCCGGTCGCCGATCTTGATCGTCTGCTCCATGGAGCCGGACGGGATGACGAAGGCCTGGACGAGGAAGGTCTTCAGGACGAGGGCGATGGCCAGCGCCACGCCTACGAGGATGGGGATTTCCTTGAGGTAGGAGCGTTGTCTGCGGCGTTTGATGCGCCGCGCCATACGCCGCCGCTCGGCCCGGCCACCGGTCCCGGTCCGCCCCGCCCGCCTGCCGGTCGCGGCCCCGCCCGTCCCGGAGCCGTCGCTCCCTCCGGTCTCCTGAGGGTCGCCGTACATGCCGCCGCCGCTGTACGGGGCGTCGGCGCCGCCCCCCGGCCCGCCGCTGACGCGCCGGGGACTGCCGGCACCCCGTCCGGACCGAGGGGTGCCCTTGCCCCCGTGACGGGGGCGTCCGCGGTTACCCATGGGGGCCTGCCGCGGCGGGTATCCGGTCGAAGGAACGTGGGTGCTCGAAGGTGCGCCAGCGGCTCGCCGGCCAGGTGATCAGGTCCGCGCGGCCGATGACCTTCTCCACCGGGACCGTGCCGCCTCCGGGGTCACCGAGGTGGTCGCGGGAGTCGCTCGATCTGGCGCGGTGGTCCCCCATGACCCACAGCCTGCCCTCCGGCACCACGATGTCGAAATCCACCGAGGACGGCGCGTC includes:
- the lepB gene encoding signal peptidase I, with the protein product MGNRGRPRHGGKGTPRSGRGAGSPRRVSGGPGGGADAPYSGGGMYGDPQETGGSDGSGTGGAATGRRAGRTGTGGRAERRRMARRIKRRRQRSYLKEIPILVGVALAIALVLKTFLVQAFVIPSGSMEQTIKIGDRVLVDKLTPWFGSKPQRGDVVVFKDPGGWLKGEQNKPPADGGAFQPVKDAMTFIGLLPSADEQDLIKRVVAVGGDTVKCCDEQGRVTVNGTPLTEPYIHPGNPPSTLKFTVNVPTGRIFVMGDHRSNSADSRFHLDEPYRGTVSEDGVVGRAVVIGWPFSHWRRLEEPDTFTTVHDAPGAKASAAGAPHRLSPDSLTVLPTPAELPLVMGVVGLRRLTGRRVRGVRSRCGGLGGRRAVRNRRARRAGRTW
- the lepB gene encoding signal peptidase I, which gives rise to MGDLAVGARSGTEEPEEPAGRGEPTRPVASSVYQSPARSGTQAQSSPSADSSDTSDTLDMSAGKEVSGGMKKAKKPRAFWKELPILIGIALLLALLIKTFLVQAFSIPSDSMQDTLQRGDRVLVDKLTPWFGSKPQRGEVVVFHDPGGWLNETPTPEPNPVQKVLSFIGLMPSAEEKDLIKRVIAVGGDTVECHGTGPVKVNGKALDEDSYVFPGATPCGDRAFGPIHVPKGRIWVMGDHRDDSLDSRYHQNLKGNGTVSENEVVGRAFTIAWPINRWATLPVPATFDQPGINKAMAATPAALGLAGAVPIVIWRRRRLTGTRNPR